A single window of Ornithorhynchus anatinus isolate Pmale09 chromosome 3, mOrnAna1.pri.v4, whole genome shotgun sequence DNA harbors:
- the RASSF10 gene encoding ras association domain-containing protein 10 produces the protein MEPDSRRISVWICQEEKLISGLSRRTTCSDVVRALLEDGGAAGKDRPRKGGGGLLGGPPHSYCIVEKWRGFERILPGKTRLLRLWAAWGDERGNVRFVLVRSDASLPHAGPRSAQARVVPSKDGPRLGPPGTPGTPASPAPASRPGPGPALSQERQRRVVRKAFRKLARINRRRRRQGPAGPGPEREQNREERAPAPSPCSSSSCTSSSSSSGASTAPGPEAAASTAAGERMETLVHLVLSQDHTLRQQVQRLRELDREIDRYEARVHLDRVRRHGANYVQDTYLDGAGSGAEARPEVEAEAAGPGAAELRRLQERRAEQEELLERLAAELQDELNRRWMRRRRREACGGGAPRADGLPDGDLLLEEQERLQTQLSASLYIGLRLNTDLEAVRADLDSSRRRRDAKERELQDLLDALHALDPGDEPAPGPRRDPPRRDPPRRDPQREPERAPERAPAKEGDDEDSDTGLSSMHSQDSDSVPVSESLV, from the coding sequence ATGGAGCCGGACTCGAGGCGCATCTCGGTGTGGATCTGCCAGGAGGAGAAGCTCATCTCCGGCCTGTCCCGGCGGACCACCTGCTCGGACGTGGTCCGGGCGCTGCTGGAGGACGGCGGGGCCgcggggaaggaccggccgcGGAAGGGCGGCGGGGGCCTGCTCGGGGGACCCCCGCACAGCTACTGCATCGTGGAGAAGTGGCGGGGCTTCGAGCGGATCCTGCCGGGCAAGACGCGGCTGCTGCGCCTCTGGGCCGCCTGGGGGGACGAGCGGGGCAATGTGCGCTTCGTCCTGGTCCGCAGCGACGCCTCTCTCCCGCACGCGGGGCCCCGCAGCGCCCAGGCCCGGGTGGTGCCCAGCAAGGACGGCCCGCGCCTCGGACCCCCGGgcaccccggggaccccggcaTCCCCGGCCCCcgcgtcccggcccggcccgggcccggccctgagCCAGGAGCGGCAGCGCAGGGTGGTGCGCAAGGCTTTCCGCAAGCTGGCCCGGATCAACCGGCGCCGTCGACGGCAAGGACCGGCCGGACCGGGACCGGAGCGGGAGCAGAACCGGGAGGagcgggccccggccccgtcgccctgctcctcctcctcctgcacctcctcgtcgtcgtcctcgggcGCTTCGACGGCGCCGGGGCCGGAGGCGGCGGCCTCGACGGCGGCGGGCGAGCGCATGGAGACCCTCGTCCACCTGGTGCTGTCCCAGGACCACACCCTGCGGCAGCAGGTGCAGCGCCTGCGGGAGCTGGACCGCGAGATCGACCGCTACGAGGCCCGCGTCCACCTGGACCGCGTGCGGCGACACGGGGCCAACTACGTGCAGGACACCTACCTGGACGGCGCGGGCTccggggccgaggcccggccggAGGTGGAGGCCGAGGCCGCGGGCCCGGGCGCCGCCGAGCTGCGGCGGCTGCAGGAGCGGCGGGCCGAGCAGGAGGAGCTGCTGGAGCGCCTCGCCGCCGAGCTCCAGGACGAGCTCAACCGCCGCTGGATGCGGCGCCGCCGGCGGGAGGCCTGCGGAGGAGGCGCCCCCCGGGCCGACGGCCTCCCCGACGGGGACCTGCTGCTGGAGGAGCAGGAGCGGCTGCAGACGCAGCTGAGCGCCAGCCTCTACATCGGGCTGCGGCTCAACACCGACCTGGAGGCCGTGCGCGCCGACTTGGACAGCAGCCGTCGCCGCCGGGACGCCAAGGAGCGGGAGCTGCAGGACCTGCTGGACGCCCTCCACGCCCTCGACCCGGGGGACGAGCCCGCACCCGGGCCCCGGCGGGACCCCCCCCGGCGGGACCCCCCCCGGCGGGACCCCCAGCGGGAGCCGGAGCGGGCCCCGGAGCGGGCCCCGGCCAAGGAGGGTGACGACGAGGACTCGGACACCGGACTGAGCTCCATGCACAGCCAGGACTCGGACTCCGTGCCGGTCAGCGAGTCCCTCGTCtag